Proteins from a genomic interval of Pelagicoccus enzymogenes:
- a CDS encoding DUF2760 domain-containing protein, giving the protein MKNKALIAGILIAILNGLLFVPGFEVYGTYLVAMALALALWLVLKALTAPDYLPSVEASEPVRAAESSAAPPAPKNAAEAEVIAVLSALQNKGRLVDFLMDDISKYSDAQVGAAARVVHQGCKGAFGEMFTVEPVVKAAEGSKIDVPPNGGELYRLSGSVSGEGPHSGVLVHKGWRVSNVNLPRVLKVEEGKLPPIAPAQVEIK; this is encoded by the coding sequence ATGAAGAACAAGGCACTGATTGCTGGAATCCTTATCGCCATTCTCAATGGCCTGCTTTTCGTTCCAGGCTTTGAAGTTTACGGAACCTATCTGGTGGCTATGGCCTTGGCTTTGGCGCTATGGCTCGTCCTCAAGGCCCTCACGGCGCCTGACTATCTGCCAAGCGTGGAAGCTTCTGAACCTGTCCGCGCTGCGGAATCTTCCGCTGCTCCTCCAGCGCCTAAGAACGCTGCGGAGGCAGAGGTCATCGCGGTGCTGTCCGCGTTGCAGAACAAGGGGCGTCTCGTCGACTTCCTGATGGATGACATCAGCAAGTACAGCGATGCCCAAGTCGGCGCGGCGGCTCGTGTGGTACATCAGGGCTGCAAGGGGGCATTTGGCGAGATGTTTACGGTTGAGCCAGTTGTGAAAGCAGCGGAAGGGAGCAAGATAGACGTACCGCCGAACGGAGGGGAGCTCTACCGCTTATCTGGATCCGTTTCGGGTGAAGGTCCGCACTCTGGGGTGCTCGTGCACAAAGGTTGGAGGGTTTCGAACGTGAATCTTCCACGCGTCTTGAAGGTAGAGGAAGGCAAGTTGCCTCCGATCGCTCCGGCACAGGTCGAGATAAAGTAA
- a CDS encoding agmatine deiminase family protein: MKTTLFFAAIFACVVSVSAQRELDSLPKERPAKRDAFSRSLPLPIRIPGEFGKLSAVLLSANEMVHFHPELFATLVGHISERAPVVAIVAGPEQILNGREALEEAGVDRDRVHFLVHQLDSMWIRDFGPIFIRRSDGSGAIVDTYYSARDELGSRPLDDQFPLVLANALGVQCSYVPIAMEGGNLVHNGNGLGVSSMKLIERNRFRNFSGDEFTGLMNTYFSLKTLTFVPSIPGEQTGHADMFMTFLNPKTVVIAKALEEETEQVRSHIERAAQLVSEQLVDGQPVQVHRIPLPPRKEGSWRSYTNVFYVNGLMLVPSYSDVDPKMEEEVFATYRKLLPKWDVVPIPADDLIETGGFLHCLTLGIPHFIDPNGLLEFTE; encoded by the coding sequence ATGAAAACAACACTCTTCTTCGCGGCGATTTTCGCCTGTGTCGTATCGGTCTCAGCTCAGAGGGAACTAGACTCGCTTCCAAAGGAACGCCCGGCCAAGCGTGACGCTTTTTCGCGCAGCTTGCCGCTGCCGATCCGCATCCCCGGAGAGTTTGGAAAGCTTTCAGCGGTGCTTTTGTCTGCCAACGAAATGGTGCACTTCCATCCGGAGCTTTTTGCGACCTTGGTGGGGCACATTTCGGAGCGCGCTCCCGTGGTGGCGATCGTAGCGGGGCCGGAGCAGATCCTGAATGGTCGCGAAGCCTTGGAAGAGGCGGGAGTGGATCGTGACCGAGTACACTTCTTGGTGCATCAACTGGACTCGATGTGGATCCGCGATTTTGGTCCCATCTTTATACGCCGATCGGACGGCAGCGGGGCCATTGTCGACACCTACTATTCTGCCCGTGACGAACTTGGTTCCCGTCCGCTCGACGACCAGTTCCCACTCGTGCTCGCAAATGCTCTGGGCGTACAATGTTCCTATGTACCAATTGCAATGGAAGGGGGGAATTTGGTGCACAATGGTAACGGGCTCGGGGTTTCGTCGATGAAATTGATCGAACGCAACCGCTTCCGGAATTTTAGCGGCGATGAGTTTACGGGGCTCATGAACACTTACTTTTCCCTGAAAACCTTAACCTTTGTTCCTTCGATTCCAGGGGAGCAAACGGGTCACGCGGACATGTTTATGACCTTCTTGAATCCCAAGACAGTTGTAATCGCTAAAGCACTGGAGGAAGAGACCGAGCAAGTGCGTAGTCATATCGAACGCGCCGCCCAGCTCGTCAGCGAACAATTAGTGGATGGGCAACCTGTCCAAGTGCATCGAATCCCCCTGCCGCCCCGGAAAGAAGGCTCTTGGCGTTCCTACACCAACGTTTTTTACGTCAATGGGCTGATGTTGGTTCCCAGCTATTCGGACGTAGATCCGAAGATGGAAGAAGAGGTTTTTGCAACCTACCGAAAGCTGCTTCCCAAATGGGACGTCGTGCCAATCCCAGCGGACGATTTAATCGAGACGGGCGGTTTCTTGCATTGCCTGACTTTAGGGATCCCGCACTTCATCGATCCCAACGGTTTGCTCGAGTTTACGGAATAG